A region of the Babylonia areolata isolate BAREFJ2019XMU chromosome 10, ASM4173473v1, whole genome shotgun sequence genome:
AGCTGTACGAATCAGGATAGCTGTGTGCATCAGGATAGCTGTGTGCATCAGGATAGCTGTGTGCATCAGGATGAAAAGCTCTGCCTCAGCACACGACGCAGGATCTTGCCGCTGGGGTTCTTTGGGATGCTGTCCACCACCCGCATCCCTCCGCGCAGCCGTTTGTGGGGGGCCACCTtacctgggacacacacacacacacacacaccacagcacagcacacagcacacagcacacacacacacacacacacacacacacacacacacagcggtgagGAAGAAACAGTTAATGTAGTGAAGGACAGTGTTATTATTTTAATGGAATGCAACTCCAGTCCGAGCATTCATTGTCACCTGCTaagactctctcttcctctctctgaacagatatagatatatatatatatatagataaagatagatatatatatatatacatatatacatatatatttttttaatgtgtatatgtgtgtgtgtgtgtgtgtgtgtgtgtatttctcctttcccatctttctctctatatatatctcctccctccctcccctctctctctctctctctctctctctctctctcgctctctctcagtaCCTATTTCGTTGAACCACTCATACACGAAATCTCTACACGTGTCACCCCCCGCACaccctctctgtccactcactgTGCAAGAAGTGGATGACGTCCTCCTGGCAGAAGGTGGCGCCCGCCTTTGGCACGACGAAAGCTGTGGGCAGTTCTCCGGCCTCCTGGTCAGCAATGCCCACCACGGCCACGTCCCCCACGGCTGGGTGGGTCAGCAGCAACGCCTCCAGTTCCGCTGGGGCCACCTGCActctcacaacaacaaccacaaggaTTAGCAAGGAGGCGGAGTCTTCAAGACACCTGcactctcacaacaacaacgacaaggatTAACAAGGAGGCGGAGTCTTCAAGACACCTGCACTTCACAGAGAacggtggttatggtggtggtgctggtggtggttgtggtcgtcgtcgtcgtagtagtagtagtagcagtagcttttgttgttgatgtcttcaaaTTTTCGTCTTTCTAATTAAAGGCACACCCAACGAAGTGTTGGTCTGcctttgttgttgtagtagcagtagtagtagtagcagcagcagcagtagtagtagtagcagcagcagcagcagtagtagtagtagtagcagcagcagcagtagtagtagtagtagtagcagcagcagcagtagtagtagtagcagcagcagcagcagtagtagtagtagtagcagcagcagcagcagtagtagtagtagtagcagcagcagcagcagtagtagtagttgttgttgtcttcaatgTTTTCGTCTTTCCATTCAAAGGCACACCCAACGAGGTGTAGGTCTGGCTTTATatatatagcagcagcagcagtagcagcaatagtactagtagtaatagtggtaatgTTGTCTTCAATTTTTCGTCAGTCTTTCCAATCAAAGGCACACACAACTTGacgaggtagtagtagtagcagtaatgatagcagcagcagcagcagcagcagtagtagtagtagtagtagtagtagcagcagcagcagtaatgatagcagcagcagtagtagtagtagttagtagtagtagcttcTTCGTCTTTCCATTTTAAGGCACAACAAATGAGATGTTGGCCTGgctttgtagttgtagtagtcgtcgtcgtagtagtagcagtagttggtggtggtctttttgttgttgtcgttgtcttcaGTCACATTACAATCTTTTCAttacagtcttttgtgaaggactataactctcaaactaggaggcaaaactgcactggctctttgtgcatcaaccttggggctagttggccttagggaaccatcccaacgccgactgtccaaaagccctatcttggccgagagagtgggacaagacagtctccactataatcaaattatagctcctatagttgggacagcagttgcctcctctgctgttctggtgctcatagtcggacacgattgactgtcacacagacacacatacatatctacagACTGGAAGGACTGACCTGGAATCCTTTGTACTTGATGAGTTCCTTGAGGCGGTCAGTGATGGTGAAGTACCCCTCCTCGTCATAGTGACCCaggtcacctgtcacacacacacacacacacacacacacacacacacacacaatatgagagagtgagagcgagcaccacaccacagcacaccacacacacacacacacacacacacacacacacacttacacacgtgaTGTtacgtaaatggatttgtccaaacacagcgacgcctcatgagaaactgaaacccccAAACGATGACGTGTTGTTATACAGCGTTCACAAAAACTTAAGGACCACGTGAACTGTGCACAATATTCTTCTTGGAGACTGAGAAATGACGCTGACAAAAAGCGGTGAATGCAGCCACTGTGATACAGCACACATCGCCACAGGTGTCTTATAGCACGTGCACTTGCACTGAACAAGCCCTTTACACTGAACAAGCACTTGCACTGAACAAGCACTTTACACTGAACAAGCACTTGCACTGAACAAGCCCTTTACACTGAACAAGCACTTTACACTGCACGTGCACTTGCACTGAACAAGCACTTTACACTGAACAAGCACTTGCACTGAACAAGCACTTTACACTGAACAAGCACTTGCACTGAACAAGCACTTTACACTGAACAAGCACTTGCACTGAACAAGCACTTTACACTGAACAAGCACTTGCACTGAACAAGCACTTTACACTGAACAAGCACTTGCACTGAACAAGCACAtctatcgtttataaaccactgaacaaTTGTGTATCGTTGGCTGAAATATTGATTTTTCAAATGcatttttgactgacttgtgtgaacaaagtgagtctatgctttaacccggtgttcggttgtctgtgtgtgtgtgtgtgtgtgtgtgtgtgtgtgtgtccatgtgtctgtgtgtctgcgtgtccgtggtaaactttaacattgacattttctctgcaaatactttgtcagttgacaccaaatttggcataaaaataggaaaaattcagttctttccagtcatcttgtttaaaacaatattgcacctctgggatgggcacaaaaaaaataaaaaagaagcctaattatatacaaactgcatttactgttatatttatatttttttgtattctctaaacttggcaatttgacctcttattctgacacaacaacaagaggagtcattattatcatttttttgttcaaacaggaacttttttttgctaagcatggaatttttatttattttgcaaacgttttggtgcagatagtaaagaagggaaattactctataattaatgctaggggacttaatttatcacaagtgagtcttgaaggccttgcctctcttgttccagcTGTTAATGGTGCAGGTGTGCCTTACACAGCTGTTTGCGTGTTCATTGAAAGGTCAGTGGTAGACCCTATGAAGCATGCAGAATTCAAATCATCTCTCCGTTATCTTTTAAACTATTTCATGAAAAATGCCTCCATTCATTGAACTGGTCCTTAACTTTTCGCCACCCCTGTACCTTACCTGTACCTCACCAATGATGTGCTGTCCCTTACCTGTACCTTACCTGTACCTTACCAATGATATGCTGTACCTTACCTGTACCTTACCAATGATGTGCTGTACCTTACCTGTACCTTACCAATGATGTGCTGTCCCTTACCTGTACTTTACCAATGATGTGCTGTACCTTACCTGTACCTTACCTGTACTTTACCAATGATGTGCTGTCCCTTACCTGTACCTTACCAATGAGGTGCTGTCCCTTACCTGTACTTTACCAATGATGTGCTGTCCCTTACCTGTACCTTACCAATGAGGTGCTGTACCTTACCTGTACCTTACCAATGATGTGCTGTCCCTTACCTGTACCTTACCAATGATGTGCTGTCCCTTACCTGTACCTTACCAATGATGTGCTGTACCTTACCTGTACCTTACCAATGATGTGCTGTCCCTTACCTGTACCTTACCAATGAGGTGCTGTCCCTTACCTGTACCTTACCAATGATGTGCTGTCCCTTACCTGTACCTTACCAATGATGTGCTGTCCCTTACCTGTACCTTACCAATGATGTGCTGTCCCTTACCTGTACCTTACCAATGACGTGCTGTCCCTTACCTGTACGCAGCCAGCCGTCCACAATGGTGTCCTGAGTGGCCTGGGGGTTGTTGAAGTATCCCTTCATCACCTGAGGTCCTCGCACGCACAGCTCCCCTGTCTGACCAGCACCCAGCGCCTCCCCCGTGTTCTCGTCCACGATCTGGGACACAGCCAGTCAGGGGTCACAGGTACACTGAGGTACACTgaggtacactgagagacactgaggtacactgagagacagaggtacactgaggtacactgagagacactgaggtacactgagagacagagagacactgaggtacactgagagacactgaggtacactgagagacacagaggtacactgagagacactgaggtacactgagagacactgaggtacactgagagacactgagaaacacagagacacagagacacagagagacactgaggtacactgagagacagaggtacactgagagacactgaggtacactgagagacacagaggtacactgagagacacagagagacactgagagacacagaggtacactgagagacactgaggtacactgagagacactgagagacacagaggtacactgagagacactgaggtacactgagagacactgagagacacagaggtacactgagagacactgaggtacactgagagacactgagagacacagaggtacactgagagacactgaggtacactgagagacactgaggtatactgagagacactgagagacactgaggtacactgagagacactgaggtacactgagagacactgaggtacactgagagacacagagacactgaggtacactgagagacactgaggtacactgagagacacagagacactgagagacactgagTGATTCAacgagttaaaaacaacaactgatgatacacaacactgactgaccgacagaaTGACCTTGACAGCTGACCTTGGCTTCAGTCATGGTGACCACGTGGCCAATGGTGCCCATTTTGACGGGtgggttgttgatgtgtgtgatggggctGGTTTCTGTCAGGCCGTACCCTGGGGACAAGAGCACAGCTATGGACGTGAATCACCATCCACGTGCACTGGTGGCCCGGTGGCCACGTGCCAAACTAGGAaacgagtgtccacgggttccaaTCCCATATGCGAACCGAGATGTTtgcttccccacccctcctccacttgACTTTTAGTGGGCGTCTGGGTGCtaaccattcggatgagacaataaacccaggtcctCTGTGCAGTATGCAATTtccgcacgtaaatgaacccgcAGCACCAAAAGGAtagtcccttgcaaaattctgaagaaaaaaaacaccttcatgTGCTTTGATAGTTcaacaaacacactcgcacaaagaaaagaaaggaaaagcaatGTGTGGCATTGCTCTTGACGAAGCGCTCTTTTCTAGGACAGCAGTCCAagtttcacacatagaaatctgttgacaaaaaagaacgcaacacaacacaacaatacaatgcaatacaatacattatgatacaatacaataccatgatatatcatacaatataatacaatacaacgccatgttataccatacaatacaataccacacatcACTTATCTGTTGCACATAATTTAAATCCAATGTTTTTCATTCATCTTTTCTCTAAGTGAAATTCGTGGTGTTGTACATACCATTCAGTCACGTGCTCACAGTACATGCGCGCAGGCgcccatcagacacacagacacgcacgtgcacgcaacCACTGTTGGCTTCACCTGTGTCCACAAATCTCTGACAGCTAtgcacacaggtaaaataaaataTCGATAAAAACACAGACTAGGAAAAATAGGTTACCATATGTCGATaactgataaaaaataaaaacaaaaaaaacaagaatatatAATGGCCCCGTTTCATAAggaattatcacacacacacacacacacacacacacacacacacacacacacacacacacacacacacatgaccacctTGCATCAGCAGGGCCGAGGAACGGGCAGCAAACTCCTCACTGATGCCGCAACCCAGTGGTGCCGCAGCGCAGATCACTTTGTGGACACTGGAGATGTCGTAGTTCAGCACCTGGGGCTCCTTGGCCAGGAACAGCACCAGAGGGGGCACCAGGTGGAGGGTGGTGATCTGAAATCAGGCCACAAGAGTTcccagccagtctgtctgtctgtctgtctgtctgtctgtctgtctctctctctctctctctctctctctctctctctctctctcaagggtaGATTGTAACAATTggccatacctaaaatcttaatccttgaacaagAAACGTTTTCAGCTTGAGTtctgagcgctctctctctctctctctctctctctctctctctctctctctctctctctctctctctctctctctctttcctgccagTAAACGAGCAATGAATGTGAAGAGGTTTAGTATAAAGCACTGGAAAATAAGGTATCATTCTTTTATGCCAGATTTAAAAAATTAGTATTGTTTGTAACGGCCGGATCATATCTATCGAGGCACCGAACGCTGTTTCGTCTTTGTTCATAGAGTGAGGGACTCTGGAGCTTGGTGGATTGCGAGGagatgatatttttttcttaacTCGTTGCTCacagtttttgttattgttgttgtttttgtgtgtgtggtttctaagTTCACCCTTTCATCATTGATGTAATAAGGGAAAAAGTCATCAGAGAAGTCTTTACACATCTTTTGGATGTGATCATTATAACGTTGGTTTTCTGTGTTTAAATATTTAGCACAAACCGAGCTTAACAAAGGATATATCGTTTTAGTATTACAATAATTGGCATGTAGGAGTGTATCACCTGCAAACATCTGACAAAGTGTTAGATACAGAGGTAAATATATACTGAAAATAGCATTTGACCAAGAACACAGCCTTGAGGTACACCCTACTTAACAGGCAAAAGCGCAGACTTAGATTCATTAATATCGACATTCTTTTTGTTATCAGAGAATAATGACATAAGATCTTAGGTGTTAATAGAAAGCACCATAAATTATAGGATTATAAGAGTGTACATGTAGTCAACCACGTTGAATGCCTTGGCAAAGTTTACAGAACATGAGAGATGAGGTTACTTACGTGATGTGTTTGGATGGCGTCCAGGAAGTGCTGAGGATGGAAACGAGACAGGGTGACGACAGTGTTGCCTGAACACAGAGCAGCCCACAGGGAAGCCACCAGACCGTAGATGTGGTACAGTGGTAAGACATTCAgcagtctcccctccccctcctcccccaccgtcATTCCCCTGGGGCAACACAgataaggggtgggtgggtgggtattggtgtggatgttggtgtgtgggaAGGTGCACACGGACATTATTTATCATTCCACACATCTTTTCTTATGCTTCTGCACCCAGTTCGTATTCTGTACAAAAGCAATTATCCCATTGTGTACCTAACTAGCTTTTTTAGACACCAGCAAACAGCgtaatcatgattttttgttaaATTACGAATACACAAGCAAGCCACTCACTGCTGCTGCAGAATATTCGCGACGACGTTGGTGTGAGTCAGCATGACGCCTTTGGGCAGTCCTGTAGTACCACTGGAGTAGGGAAGTGCAAATATGTCTTCTTTGGGCCGGAAGTCCGTGTTCTCCGGAAACGCCTTCCCATCATCCTCCAGCAAGGCTGAAAATGGCATGTAGCCTTCCGCCTTTCCTATCACGATCTGTTTGAGCTGAAGAAATAGTTGTATTTTGAGAGAAACTGTTGTGGTATCATACAAGACTGAAACCAAAGGACAAAGGGATCTGCTGTGTACATATATGATgaatgagagggaggggtagCAGTATTTTAACATTCCTCGATTAATCAAACATCAAATATTTGGGACACCCTATTCATATCACACTGTTCATAAATATGGattgaacacacagagagagagagagagagagagagagagagagagcgggggggggggaacacaacaATAAACCCGTAAACATTTTAACTAAAAGAGATTGAGAACAAGCTGGTATGCGAATGTCATCCATTCAGTTGAAAACATATCTACATCCATCAATGCCTCTCTTTCATTCTGACCTTGAACGTACCTGGCTGACCTTGACCTTACCTGCAGAGTGGGGTCATGCTGACGAGCGGCTTGGACGGAAGGGACCAGGTCCTCCCCGACTGCTATCGCCGTGCATCCTGACATCTGTAGCTGTCGTGCCAGTTCCTctggggacagggagacagggcagggtaggacagggagacaggacagggagacagggcagggtaggacagggagacaggacaggacagggagacagggcagggtaggacagggagacagggcaggacagggagacaggacaggacagggagacagggcaggataggacagggagacagggcaggacagggagacaggacagggagacaggacaggacggggagacaggacaggacagggagactgGACAGGGAGActggacaggataggacagggagacagggcagggtaggacagggagacagggcaggacagggagacagggagacaggacaggacaggacagggagacaggacaggacaggacagggagacaggacaggacaggacaggacaggacaggacagggagacaggtcagggagacaggacagggtaggacaggacaggacagggagacaggacaggacaggaagacaggacaggacagggagacaggacaggacagggagacaggacaggacaggacagggagacaggacaggacagggagacaggacaggacagggagactggacaggacaggacagggagacaggacaggacaggacagggagacaggtcagggagacaggacagggtaggacagggacaggacagggagacaggacaggataggaagacaggacaggacagggagagaggacagaaagacaggacaggacagggagacaggacaggacagggggactggacaggacaggacagggagataggacaggacaggacagggagacaggtcaGGGAGACAGGTCAGGAtaggaagacaggacaggacagggagagaggacagaaagacaggacaggacagggagacaggacaggacagggggacaAGATAGAACAGGGGACAGGACAACATTGAACAGGACACAACAGATCAGGCCGAGAGAGGAGAGAACTCAACATGACAGGACAGAATACGACAGAAAGGGGCACTACGTAACcgtacaggacaagacaggacatagCAGGACAAGAAAAACAGGACAGGGTATGGTAAGATAGGACAGGATATTCCCGAGAATCGTGACATCTATAGTCCCCAAGCCAGTTCCACTgtggacaggaagacaggaaaggataagacaggacaggacaggacagtgcaggacaggacatggcaggacaggacaggacacgacaggacaggacaggacaggacaggacaggacaggacaggacaggacaggacaggacaggacgggacagggctGAACATTCTTGAGCATGCTGGCATCTTCAGCCAGCTCCTCTGTGGACAAgaggacagaacaagacaggaTGTTGCTGTCCTGAAATCTATATCATTCGTGCCAGCACCACTGTATACAGCGGGACAGGACAAGGTGAGAGAGTGCAGGATAGGATAGGAAAGCAGATCATTGGCCTCTACAGGACacgacagagagatacggatacaaaTATGCGGGTGACATTCATTCGGCCATTGTCTTTTTGAAGTGGTAACCTCCCCTTTCCTGTTCTAAGTATTTCAAATTTGTTGCACTGTAAGTGCTGTTTCTTGTGATTTAATTCCATCTGTTGTCTTTCATCTGTTATATTTATTCATGATAATTGATAATTTATGGCTTATGTACTTCGCTAGACACggaagacagagcaagagagacagatagacagacggaaaagtagagataaagagagggagggagagagagagaggattgaaaTAGAAAAACGTTAACTACAGTCGATAGAAACAAAACCAAGTGCATGAATACCAGGGGTGTACATGGGGTTGGCAGTGGAGACGATGATTCCCGCAGCAGCACAGGCCAAGAAGAGTATCGCGAATTGCGGACAGTTGTAGGACAGCAGGAGCAGCGTGTCACCACGGCCTAATCCCAGTCTGCACAGACCACTGGCCACTCGCACTGCGGCATCTTTCATCTGAGTGAAGGTCCACTGCTGTCCTGTCAGGTGGTCCACCTGTCGtaacaatcagtcaatcaatacatCATGCATGTAGCAGTGACATCCATCTGTCTCACAAGACAGTCTTCTTGGGAAAgtcactttactctgatttccacactttacccaggtgtgaatgggtacctgcttggttggggaaggttaaaacgacggaaggagaggattaggtcccccccccaaccccccttcccctttcttatgtcgagtcctagacacagtgaatgtgaattcactgccttcctatgtcgagtcctagacacagtggatgtgatgaattcactgccttcctatgtcgagtcctagacacagtggatgtgatgaattcactgccttcctatgtcgagtcctagacacagtggatatgaattcactgcctggatggccgtaaaaggctataggacctttaacctttaacctttaacttaACCTTATCAGTGCCTCTGCATTTGGgacctttttctttgttcttttaggAACTGCAGCAAACCATGTGATCGTGATCGTCTTGCATTCTTCTCCTtgatgagagacagggaaagatggaggggctgggtggaggggggtggggagaacaaagaacagacagaagcaCGTGACTCTACATTATTCCCaaacaaagaaggagagaaagataaagacagacaggcaaacagagagagatacagagacaaagacaaaaaggaaacagacagagacagagaaagaaacaaacacatacaaagacttagagatacagaaagagacacacagacatacagacacgcagttacatatacacacagacacacacacagacgtagaaCACTAGCCACACACCAAGACTCCAAACTATCGCAGGCTCACCAGAGCAGGCCTGTCTCTGTATTGTGAAACAGTGGAGAAGACAAACTCGGCAAAAGACTGCTCGGGAACGCTGATTTCTGGGAAGGGACTGCGCACGATCTTGCTGACGTCATCCGACGTTGTACCGACGTACGTACTCAGCTGTCTGCCGTGACCTTGACACCAGCGGGTCACATGACTGTGTGACTTCCGGTAACTGGAACTCTGGGAAAGGCACAGGATGGTccctgcaagaaaaaaaacacacacgtatacagacCGAGATTTTGTAATAAAACTTAACTGTAATGAAActtagaaagtgaaagtaaactTACAACTACTGTAAAATATACTTACGTGTGTCTTTTGATGTGCACGTGATTTTAGGAgtaaaaacttctcttttttcATTCACTTTATATCTTTTGTTATCTTCAAGCATTTCTCCtgttcatatgggccagatggcctggaaaaaaaagaagaataaaccattattgtttattattttgttaaaGACCGAGATTTTTATTGGGCCCGAATATCACAGGGAGATAATCATATGTCGCGACaagaaacaatacaatacgatacagtacaacagTTTCTTTCTCCAGCTCAGCTTTTCGTTTAGTGACGAAAAGAAAGTACAAATGTTCTGCTTTAATATtcgttttgcagtgtgtgtgtgtgtgtgtgtgtgtgtgtgtgtaatagtttttgtttcttggtttgttttattatttgtattcAGATTAGATTTTATAGGCGTCAAAAAAGGCAAAAATTTAATTTCTAAGGCGTTATTTTCAAAGCACAATATAATGTATTTTTAAAGAATATTTCGGGGTTTTTTAGTGAAGGAAATGAAAACGCCTTTTGCTGCCAGAAGTTCGCCATAACTGAGAATGGTCGTGGTCCTCCTTTATCTGCCCTTGAAGCATATCCAGGTCGTCAGTTTCCACGCGTCTTCGTTTGTCAGTGTCACACGTGTATAGCATTCTGGGCCTATCGCTCCCGTCCCTTTGGGGGCCAAAAGACATGTGTGACATAACAATGCTTCATattgtgactgtctctgtctcttcgtcttcatcagcatttcctctttctttttgtttttccctctgtctgtgtctctgtctatctctgttcccgctccctgtctctgtttctgtgtttgtcctgtctgtctgtttgtttctctctctccccctctccctctctctctctctctccctcccctctctctctccctctctcctctcctctctctttctctctctctctctccctccctctctctctctccctctctactctccttctctctctctctccctctc
Encoded here:
- the LOC143286388 gene encoding uncharacterized protein LOC143286388, with product MRVLLSSRMQSYLRVPGIVRCLAQVRVTSQRYNGTILCLSQSSSYRKSHSHVTRWCQGHGRQLSTYVGTTSDDVSKIVRSPFPEISVPEQSFAEFVFSTVSQYRDRPALVDHLTGQQWTFTQMKDAAVRVASGLCRLGLGRGDTLLLLSYNCPQFAILFLACAAAGIIVSTANPMYTPEELARQLQMSGCTAIAVGEDLVPSVQAARQHDPTLQLKQIVIGKAEGYMPFSALLEDDGKAFPENTDFRPKEDIFALPYSSGTTGLPKGVMLTHTNVVANILQQQGMTVGEEGEGRLLNVLPLYHIYGLVASLWAALCSGNTVVTLSRFHPQHFLDAIQTHHITTLHLVPPLVLFLAKEPQVLNYDISSVHKVICAAAPLGCGISEEFAARSSALLMQGYGLTETSPITHINNPPVKMGTIGHVVTMTEAKIVDENTGEALGAGQTGELCVRGPQVMKGYFNNPQATQDTIVDGWLRTGDLGHYDEEGYFTITDRLKELIKYKGFQVAPAELEALLLTHPAVGDVAVVGIADQEAGELPTAFVVPKAGATFCQEDVIHFLHSKVAPHKRLRGGMRVVDSIPKNPSGKILRRVLRQSFSS